A portion of the Calothrix sp. 336/3 genome contains these proteins:
- a CDS encoding serine/threonine-protein kinase: protein MFPNLSAIHCINPDCLRPYPQPEGGNFCHSCGTPLQLINRYVAVQRLGEGGFAQIYSVWDQRSQTEKVLKVLVEESPKALELFTQEASFLSSIRHPGVPRVDVDGYFQHRWMHLQGEKILHCLVMEKIHGQTLEEIQQQYLQGCPEDLVLDWFSQLIDILQHLHQRQIIHRDIKPANLMLRNSPQSSGKQLVLIDFGGAKQVGVENQGYIPRSTKLFSSGYSPPEQVIGGGVTPVADFYALGRTMLELLTGKYPGDLEDPLTGELKWRHLVQIQPEFADLLDEMMQIDARSRPANTAIIQQRLAQITSVNINTPVSAKSHFGQSPGNTATQKIPVAASGLPIQFFQPLYGSVVQVVTTFSITTGLFFQTIFKIIQACLDTIWTSTLTIIGILVGIVTSFFLSWQTNLDKQITNFISFQFPGLLENHPSISAANILLFACAGMGTAWGITTANRFGQKRRLVIASGIGAIAYTLGYIILQIATPQYHSEGLVCLILTGVSLMTLGLGIRSHQIVYAIVTAFGTAMPLALLLGLGVQPGEFEFLNQVGINGLLPKIAFFLIMGVCTSFWLAVSHYLIVPFLRLLGWR, encoded by the coding sequence GTGTTTCCAAATCTCAGTGCGATTCACTGCATTAATCCAGATTGTTTGCGTCCCTATCCTCAACCGGAGGGAGGCAATTTTTGTCATAGCTGTGGTACACCCCTACAGTTAATTAATCGCTACGTAGCTGTACAACGCTTGGGTGAGGGGGGTTTTGCTCAAATATACAGCGTTTGGGATCAGCGTAGCCAAACAGAAAAAGTTCTGAAAGTGTTGGTGGAAGAATCACCCAAAGCACTGGAGTTATTTACCCAAGAAGCAAGTTTTTTATCGAGTATCAGACATCCGGGAGTACCCAGAGTGGATGTTGATGGATATTTTCAACATCGTTGGATGCACCTCCAGGGCGAAAAAATATTACACTGCTTGGTAATGGAGAAAATCCATGGTCAAACCTTGGAAGAGATACAGCAACAATATCTGCAAGGATGTCCAGAGGATTTAGTTTTAGATTGGTTCTCGCAGTTAATTGATATTCTTCAGCACCTGCACCAACGGCAAATCATCCATCGTGACATCAAGCCAGCTAATTTAATGTTGCGTAATTCTCCCCAGTCTTCAGGTAAACAATTAGTCTTAATTGATTTCGGGGGAGCAAAGCAAGTGGGGGTAGAAAATCAGGGATATATTCCCCGCTCAACGAAATTATTTTCCTCTGGTTATAGTCCTCCAGAACAGGTGATTGGTGGGGGGGTGACACCTGTTGCCGATTTTTATGCCTTGGGGCGGACAATGCTAGAACTGTTGACAGGTAAGTATCCTGGAGATTTAGAAGACCCATTAACTGGGGAATTAAAATGGCGACACTTAGTGCAAATTCAGCCAGAGTTTGCCGATTTACTAGATGAGATGATGCAAATCGATGCGCGATCGCGCCCCGCCAATACGGCAATTATTCAGCAACGGTTGGCACAAATTACCTCAGTCAATATTAATACTCCAGTATCTGCCAAATCTCATTTCGGACAATCCCCTGGGAATACTGCAACTCAGAAAATCCCCGTTGCTGCTTCTGGTTTGCCTATCCAGTTTTTCCAACCTCTGTATGGCTCTGTTGTACAAGTGGTGACAACCTTCAGTATAACTACGGGGTTGTTTTTTCAGACAATTTTCAAAATTATTCAAGCTTGTCTCGATACAATTTGGACAAGTACTTTAACTATTATTGGGATTTTAGTTGGTATTGTTACGAGCTTTTTCCTGTCTTGGCAAACTAATTTAGATAAGCAAATTACTAATTTTATTTCCTTCCAATTTCCTGGACTTTTGGAAAATCATCCTTCCATCTCGGCGGCGAATATTTTACTATTTGCTTGTGCAGGAATGGGTACAGCTTGGGGAATCACCACCGCTAACAGATTTGGGCAAAAACGCAGGTTAGTCATTGCCTCAGGAATCGGGGCGATCGCCTACACCCTAGGTTATATAATTCTCCAAATCGCTACACCTCAATATCACAGTGAAGGATTAGTCTGTTTAATACTAACTGGGGTTTCCCTAATGACTCTTGGCTTAGGCATACGCAGCCATCAAATAGTCTACGCTATTGTTACTGCCTTTGGTACTGCCATGCCCTTGGCTCTACTTTTAGGATTGGGAGTACAACCGGGAGAATTTGAGTTTCTCAATCAAGTTGGAATTAACGGGTTATTACCAAAAATCGCTTTTTTTCTGATTATGGGTGTGTGTACCAGCTTTTGGTTAGCAGTGAGTCACTATCTAATTGTGCCTTTTTTACGTCTTTTAGGATGGCGTTAG
- a CDS encoding FAD-binding domain-containing protein — MTENLRHSFANREELIAYIREQFPEAVKFDHQVSETLGGRKKAELLLQKVEPLKYAKTRNFLDGSVTRLSPYLRHGVLSLREVRDYVLQKVKNPDDGMKLINEFAWRDYWQRLYVKLGDGIWQDQEEYKTGFAANQYALELPQDIREGKTGSFCIDSFAQELTTTGYLHNHPRMWLAAYIIHWRHIRWQSGAKWFLAHLLDGDPASNNMSWQWVASTFSHKPYFFNRENLERYTGGIYCQQCPLSGKCDFEGSYEELEAKLFPQGEFSKPANSQSWQKGKRKR; from the coding sequence ATGACTGAAAATTTACGCCATAGTTTCGCTAACCGTGAAGAGTTAATCGCATATATCCGTGAACAATTCCCGGAAGCTGTCAAATTTGATCATCAAGTCAGTGAAACTTTAGGTGGACGCAAAAAGGCAGAATTATTATTACAAAAAGTTGAACCGCTAAAATATGCCAAAACCCGTAACTTTTTGGATGGTAGCGTCACCCGTCTTTCTCCTTACCTACGTCATGGAGTATTGAGTTTACGAGAAGTCCGTGATTATGTCCTCCAGAAAGTGAAAAATCCGGATGATGGGATGAAATTAATTAATGAATTTGCTTGGCGTGATTATTGGCAAAGACTATATGTCAAACTTGGTGATGGTATTTGGCAAGACCAAGAAGAATATAAAACAGGATTCGCTGCCAATCAATATGCTCTTGAGCTTCCCCAAGACATTCGAGAGGGGAAAACCGGAAGTTTTTGTATTGATAGCTTTGCTCAAGAATTAACAACAACAGGTTATTTACATAATCATCCCCGGATGTGGTTAGCTGCCTATATTATCCATTGGCGGCATATTCGCTGGCAATCGGGGGCAAAATGGTTTTTAGCACATCTTTTGGATGGCGATCCTGCTAGTAATAATATGTCCTGGCAATGGGTAGCTAGTACTTTTAGTCATAAGCCTTATTTTTTCAATCGGGAAAATTTGGAACGCTACACTGGGGGAATTTACTGTCAACAATGTCCTTTATCTGGTAAATGTGATTTTGAGGGTAGTTACGAAGAATTAGAGGCAAAGTTATTTCCCCAAGGAGAGTTTAGTAAACCAGCAAATAGTCAAAGTTGGCAGAAAGGTAAACGCAAGCGTTAA
- a CDS encoding DNA polymerase — MSQEIIWVHGDCLSPHNPAFEEYPDAPAIWVWDDVLIQEWQIGLKRLTFMYECLLELPVVMRRGDVTEEIIAFAQENQAKKVITIDSPSPRFEKICDGIEKKLDLEIFEMEAFFDYDGYIDLKRFSRYWKVAEKYVFGT; from the coding sequence ATGAGTCAAGAAATTATTTGGGTTCATGGTGACTGTTTAAGTCCTCACAATCCGGCTTTTGAGGAATATCCTGATGCTCCGGCAATTTGGGTATGGGATGATGTCTTAATTCAAGAGTGGCAAATCGGTTTAAAGCGCCTAACATTTATGTATGAATGCTTATTAGAATTACCTGTGGTGATGCGTCGCGGTGATGTCACTGAAGAAATTATTGCCTTTGCGCAAGAAAATCAAGCCAAAAAGGTTATAACTATTGATAGTCCGAGTCCGCGTTTTGAGAAAATTTGTGATGGGATTGAGAAAAAACTGGACTTAGAAATTTTCGAGATGGAAGCGTTTTTTGACTATGATGGTTATATAGATTTGAAACGTTTTTCTCGCTATTGGAAAGTTGCAGAAAAGTATGTTTTTGGGACTTAA
- a CDS encoding HEAT repeat domain-containing protein, with product MKFPVTGDVNRVISTDSQSKTLKLTVLCLMLFLLWTGNSWAQMGDDGKITPIIEKLVDRDARIRLEAHDALVSVGSAGVPALIAALKSEDSNLRWRAAWVLGDIPTEASAAVGALIEALQDTDAQVRMYAALALGDIGKPAKSAVPALMAALQDREEFVRIYAAAALKRLGGEAKVAVPSLVNALKDKNPRVRKNAALALGAMGVEANSAVKDLIPLLDDEEYYVRYGVVKGLSGIIGAYQDVADNLPSGKLTKVICSFEQVLKILETHQDKFSELDTVKIRRPLEALKTEKETRLFAVAQEWVIQHKVILGVTLYVTLLPLLCLLLLWVAPLWILQINNALKPYTDFSLPLVSINVPLRYVLFVGFFHYHPRVLDGWVSKYMPSVREQFPKKETVSDRPLGGLDSSGRTYIPIPVILDGNTIPQLTPEALCPSFEKQRSCIVISGEGGIGKTSLACQLAGWAIAKDKRLGKHPILPVLLEENFRPVDGKSALLSAIRGQLQALIDEPEPICEELLIRLLRKKRILVIVDRFSELNASTRETIQLDSPDFPVNSLVITSRLEEKLARVNKTTIKPLRIAANKLSSFMEAYLTQRGKRDKFTDQEFFDACNRLSAIIGQGDITVLLAKLYAEQLISHIGTSGNPLPENIPSLMLGYLNDLNRDITEDKLDDRTIHQLGKIAAWECVQANYQPGAGKRENIITTLGNLNLTQPEVYLDYLENRLQLIQTVGTAKDQVRFCLDPLAEYLAALYIVEQCGDNDGKWRSLFFRKVDDIIKNGGIDSIKGFLLAVRESYMTQIPQAQDTDFLPQRLSKIIN from the coding sequence GTGAAGTTTCCTGTAACTGGAGATGTAAATCGGGTGATTAGCACCGATTCCCAAAGCAAAACCCTGAAATTAACTGTATTGTGCCTGATGCTGTTCTTGTTGTGGACAGGTAATTCTTGGGCACAGATGGGGGATGATGGCAAAATTACCCCAATTATTGAGAAATTAGTGGATAGGGATGCGCGAATTCGTTTAGAAGCCCATGATGCCCTGGTAAGCGTGGGTTCCGCAGGAGTTCCAGCCTTGATCGCTGCCCTGAAAAGTGAGGATAGTAACCTGCGGTGGCGAGCTGCTTGGGTGTTGGGTGATATTCCTACGGAAGCATCGGCGGCTGTGGGTGCATTAATTGAGGCATTACAGGATACCGATGCCCAGGTGCGGATGTATGCGGCTTTAGCCTTGGGGGATATTGGCAAGCCAGCGAAATCGGCGGTACCGGCTCTTATGGCTGCCCTCCAGGATAGGGAAGAATTCGTGCGTATCTATGCGGCAGCAGCTTTGAAGCGTTTGGGTGGGGAGGCAAAGGTTGCGGTTCCTTCCCTAGTAAATGCACTGAAAGATAAGAACCCCAGGGTGCGAAAAAATGCCGCCTTGGCACTGGGCGCGATGGGGGTGGAAGCGAATTCTGCGGTGAAAGATTTGATTCCTTTGTTGGATGACGAGGAATATTATGTCCGTTATGGGGTGGTGAAGGGTTTAAGTGGCATTATTGGTGCATATCAGGATGTGGCGGATAATTTGCCTAGTGGTAAGTTAACCAAGGTGATATGTAGTTTTGAGCAGGTTTTGAAAATTCTGGAGACACACCAGGATAAGTTTAGTGAGTTGGATACGGTGAAAATTCGTCGCCCTCTGGAAGCTTTGAAAACGGAGAAAGAGACGCGATTGTTTGCGGTAGCACAGGAATGGGTTATCCAGCACAAGGTGATTTTAGGAGTGACGTTGTATGTCACCTTGCTACCGTTGTTGTGTTTGCTGTTGCTGTGGGTAGCACCGTTGTGGATATTGCAAATTAATAATGCTCTCAAACCCTATACAGATTTTTCTCTGCCCTTAGTTAGTATTAATGTACCACTGCGGTATGTGCTGTTTGTCGGGTTTTTTCACTATCATCCCAGGGTGTTAGATGGGTGGGTGAGTAAGTATATGCCATCGGTGCGGGAGCAGTTTCCCAAGAAAGAGACGGTGAGCGATCGCCCCTTGGGTGGATTAGACAGCTCTGGGCGTACTTATATTCCCATTCCGGTAATTCTTGACGGTAATACTATTCCCCAATTAACCCCGGAAGCTCTCTGCCCTAGCTTTGAAAAACAGCGTAGTTGTATCGTGATTTCTGGGGAAGGGGGTATTGGTAAAACTAGTCTCGCGTGTCAATTAGCTGGGTGGGCGATCGCCAAAGATAAACGTTTGGGTAAACATCCCATACTACCTGTATTACTAGAAGAGAATTTTCGCCCGGTGGATGGGAAATCTGCCTTACTTTCGGCAATTCGTGGGCAATTACAAGCTTTGATTGATGAACCAGAACCGATTTGTGAGGAATTATTGATACGCTTGTTACGGAAAAAGCGCATCTTAGTGATTGTTGATAGATTCTCAGAATTGAATGCTAGTACCAGGGAGACGATTCAGCTTGATTCCCCAGATTTTCCCGTCAATAGCTTAGTCATCACTTCTCGTCTGGAAGAAAAATTAGCACGGGTAAATAAAACTACAATCAAACCCCTACGCATTGCAGCCAATAAACTTTCATCCTTTATGGAAGCTTATTTAACGCAACGTGGAAAGCGGGATAAATTTACCGATCAAGAGTTTTTCGATGCTTGTAACCGCTTGTCGGCGATAATTGGTCAGGGAGATATCACTGTACTTTTAGCAAAACTCTACGCAGAACAGTTAATTTCCCATATTGGCACATCAGGGAATCCGCTACCGGAGAATATTCCTAGCTTGATGCTGGGTTATCTTAACGATCTGAATCGGGATATTACCGAGGATAAATTAGACGATAGAACAATTCACCAACTAGGGAAAATTGCCGCTTGGGAATGTGTACAAGCTAATTATCAGCCGGGAGCAGGGAAGCGAGAAAATATTATTACGACTCTGGGCAATCTGAATTTGACTCAGCCAGAAGTTTATCTAGATTATTTAGAAAACCGTCTACAACTAATACAAACAGTCGGTACAGCCAAAGATCAAGTCCGTTTTTGCCTTGATCCCTTAGCCGAATATCTGGCAGCCTTATATATTGTTGAGCAATGTGGGGACAATGATGGCAAGTGGCGATCGCTATTTTTCCGCAAAGTTGATGACATCATCAAAAATGGTGGAATAGATAGTATCAAAGGATTTTTGTTAGCAGTACGCGAATCCTATATGACTCAAATCCCCCAAGCTCAAGACACAGATTTCCTTCCCCAACGTCTGAGCAAAATTATCAATTAA
- a CDS encoding DNA adenine methylase, giving the protein MIKSPLRYPGGKSKAISQIAQYIPDEYSEFREPFVGGGSVFIYVKQKFPHTKIWINDLNQELFLFWKYSQSHLSQLVGEIRKIKGTYKNGKLLFEELIHTDVDKISDFDRAVRFFILNRITFSGTVESGGFSEQAFHKRFTYSSIDRLEKLETILTADIKITNLDYSQLLQTQGKNVFIFLDPPYFTATKSKLYGKNGDLHTCFNHHQFASLLQDCQHKWLITYDDSPYIRDNFPSANIREWQLQYGMNNYKQGNAAKGKELFISNYEIRDNFKINADGDETRQAALQLSLEFY; this is encoded by the coding sequence ATGATAAAAAGCCCACTGCGTTATCCAGGTGGTAAATCAAAAGCTATCAGTCAAATAGCCCAATATATACCAGATGAGTATTCGGAGTTTAGAGAACCTTTTGTTGGTGGGGGTTCGGTGTTTATATATGTGAAACAAAAGTTTCCCCATACTAAAATTTGGATTAATGATTTAAATCAAGAATTATTTTTGTTTTGGAAGTATTCTCAATCTCATTTATCTCAACTAGTAGGAGAAATTCGCAAGATTAAAGGCACATATAAAAATGGTAAATTATTATTTGAGGAATTAATCCATACAGATGTAGATAAAATATCTGATTTTGATAGGGCAGTTCGTTTTTTTATACTCAATAGAATTACTTTTTCAGGAACAGTCGAATCTGGTGGTTTTTCCGAGCAAGCTTTTCATAAACGATTTACCTATTCATCTATAGATAGATTAGAAAAACTAGAAACAATCTTAACGGCAGATATCAAAATTACAAATTTAGATTACAGCCAATTATTACAGACACAAGGTAAGAATGTATTTATATTTTTAGACCCTCCTTATTTTACTGCCACTAAATCAAAATTATACGGTAAAAATGGTGATTTACACACCTGTTTTAATCATCATCAGTTTGCTTCCTTATTACAAGACTGTCAACACAAATGGTTAATTACCTATGATGATTCCCCTTACATTCGAGACAATTTTCCATCAGCAAATATCAGAGAGTGGCAATTACAGTATGGGATGAATAATTACAAACAAGGTAATGCTGCTAAGGGAAAGGAGTTATTCATTAGTAATTATGAAATTAGAGATAATTTCAAGATAAACGCGGATGGGGATGAAACCCGACAAGCAGCATTACAATTAAGTCTTGAATTTTATTGA
- a CDS encoding peptide ligase PGM1-related protein — protein sequence MATIESSILEEVSQFQQLQLALRDRWQSIEGSEDSDVDILVIPSLSIDQREMAKVEGCEHYEERLLFALIRLWNPRNRLIYVTSVPLHPSIIDYYLQLLPGIPFSHARNRLLLLSTYDASLKPLSQKILERPRLLNRIRQALRLDKSFMVCYNSTFLESELSVRLGVPLYAADPNLQIWGTKSGSRQIFAESGVPHPDGSERVWNATDLAEATAELWERQPSLQRCVVKLNEGISGEGNALFDFRPISQYAPSKATHEQRVAVIGDRFATMRFQASQETWANFSGRIPELGAIVEAFVEGEIKYSPSVQGRITPLGEVEILSTHDQILGGPDGQIYLGCRFPADESYRLQLQQMGLQVGRKLAEKGALERFGVDFITVKNADGKWDIQAIEINLRKGGTTHPFMTLKLLTNGRYDLSTGLFYSQQGRAKYYIATDNLQKDRYRGLLPNDLMDIIAHHRLHFDTGTETGTVFHLMGCLSQFGKLGLTSIGDSPQQAEDIYNKVVKVLDEETSNKAHDFSWFSNNTFPMNWDGFSC from the coding sequence ATGGCAACTATAGAAAGTTCTATCCTAGAAGAGGTTAGTCAATTTCAGCAGCTACAGTTAGCATTGCGCGATCGCTGGCAAAGTATCGAAGGTTCAGAGGATAGTGATGTCGATATTTTAGTCATTCCCTCCCTGAGTATCGACCAACGGGAAATGGCAAAGGTAGAAGGTTGCGAACATTATGAAGAAAGATTACTCTTTGCTTTAATTCGCCTGTGGAACCCCCGTAATCGTTTAATTTACGTCACATCTGTACCCCTACACCCTAGTATTATTGATTATTACTTACAATTACTTCCAGGAATACCCTTTTCCCATGCGCGTAACCGCTTGCTGTTGCTTTCCACCTACGATGCATCCCTCAAACCCCTGAGTCAAAAAATTCTTGAACGTCCTCGGTTACTGAATCGGATTCGGCAAGCGTTACGCCTAGATAAGTCCTTCATGGTCTGTTACAATTCGACTTTCCTAGAATCAGAGTTATCTGTGAGATTAGGTGTACCCCTCTATGCAGCAGACCCGAATTTGCAGATATGGGGAACCAAGAGCGGGAGTAGACAGATTTTTGCTGAGAGTGGTGTTCCCCACCCCGACGGCAGCGAGCGAGTATGGAATGCTACAGATTTAGCGGAAGCGACTGCGGAACTCTGGGAACGACAACCAAGCTTACAAAGGTGTGTAGTCAAGCTGAATGAGGGAATTTCCGGAGAAGGTAATGCCTTGTTTGATTTTAGACCCATTAGTCAGTATGCACCCTCCAAGGCAACCCATGAACAGAGAGTCGCGGTAATTGGCGATCGCTTTGCGACAATGCGTTTTCAAGCATCCCAAGAAACCTGGGCAAACTTTTCTGGACGTATCCCGGAATTAGGGGCGATCGTAGAAGCATTTGTTGAGGGAGAAATTAAATATTCCCCTAGTGTTCAAGGAAGAATTACCCCCCTTGGAGAAGTCGAAATCCTCTCCACCCATGACCAAATTTTAGGTGGTCCCGATGGTCAAATTTACCTCGGTTGTCGCTTTCCTGCCGATGAATCCTACCGTTTACAATTACAACAAATGGGATTACAAGTCGGAAGAAAATTAGCAGAGAAAGGAGCATTAGAACGTTTTGGAGTCGATTTCATCACAGTAAAAAATGCCGATGGGAAATGGGATATTCAAGCAATTGAAATCAACCTCCGCAAAGGAGGAACAACCCATCCGTTTATGACCCTAAAACTATTAACTAATGGTCGCTATGACCTCTCTACAGGCTTATTTTATTCCCAACAAGGGCGAGCCAAATATTATATTGCCACGGATAACCTCCAAAAAGACCGCTATCGAGGATTATTACCCAATGATTTGATGGATATTATCGCCCACCATCGTTTACATTTTGACACAGGAACCGAAACCGGGACAGTATTTCATCTCATGGGTTGTCTATCGCAATTCGGCAAATTAGGGCTAACAAGTATTGGAGACTCTCCCCAACAAGCAGAGGATATTTACAATAAAGTTGTTAAGGTATTAGATGAGGAGACGAGTAACAAAGCCCATGATTTCTCCTGGTTTTCTAATAATACTTTTCCGATGAATTGGGATGGTTTTAGCTGTTAG
- a CDS encoding N,N-dimethylformamidase beta subunit family domain-containing protein has translation MILIFSTPNQAIELIISKHTSATNPIILENAKPGTKDWQLSNPATNREIEGYASLTSVNLGDEIQLFVNTKAPTYTIEVFRMGWYGGLGGRKVIPTINRTGIKQPLPKIDNASGLIECDWQDPYTLKISDNLDKSIQWTSGIYLAKLTAATSGKQSYIIFVVRSDRQPSDILFQSSVTTFQAYNNWGAMSLYRWNSQGKQAYKVSFNRPYAASPNRAASYGVGAGEFLTNFQPKRRTSSAGWEYNMVRWLEREGYDVTYCTDIDTHENPIDTNSGKPMLLLHKAFLSVGHDEYWSWQMRQNIEAAKNQGVSLGFFSANTCYWQIRFEPSNLTKEINRTIVAYKENSALDPYSRDDDPNNDYLVTTIWRRKPVSLPEDALIGVMYETFQVNSDIIISDAAPDWFIAGTKLVENNNQTAILPFQKSKHREIHLLGLLGYEVDKMFGNAPENTILIARSPYPHGKGKKYADMTAYTTNSGSTVFATGSMQWSWGLDDYNAPQLRPHLVNRDAQMITHNILRKMINQVS, from the coding sequence GTGATTCTCATTTTTTCCACTCCCAACCAAGCAATTGAATTAATTATTTCCAAACATACCTCAGCCACAAATCCTATCATTCTCGAAAATGCCAAACCTGGAACAAAAGACTGGCAACTGAGTAATCCTGCCACAAATCGAGAAATCGAAGGTTATGCATCCCTAACTAGTGTGAATCTTGGCGATGAAATTCAGCTATTTGTCAATACTAAAGCACCCACATACACCATCGAAGTTTTCCGTATGGGTTGGTATGGAGGTTTAGGAGGTAGAAAAGTTATACCTACAATTAATCGTACTGGAATTAAACAACCCTTGCCAAAAATTGATAATGCTAGCGGTTTAATTGAATGCGATTGGCAAGATCCATACACTTTAAAAATTTCCGATAATTTAGACAAGTCTATTCAATGGACAAGTGGTATTTATTTAGCCAAACTTACAGCAGCCACAAGTGGCAAACAAAGTTATATTATTTTTGTTGTGCGTAGCGATCGCCAACCTTCAGATATTCTCTTTCAATCCAGCGTCACCACCTTTCAGGCATATAATAATTGGGGTGCAATGTCTCTCTATCGTTGGAATAGTCAGGGAAAACAAGCCTACAAAGTATCCTTTAATCGTCCCTATGCAGCAAGTCCCAATCGAGCAGCAAGTTATGGAGTTGGTGCGGGGGAATTCTTAACCAATTTCCAACCAAAAAGACGCACATCCAGTGCAGGTTGGGAATATAACATGGTGCGATGGCTAGAACGGGAAGGTTATGATGTCACCTACTGCACAGATATAGATACCCATGAAAACCCCATTGATACCAATAGCGGTAAACCGATGCTATTACTCCATAAAGCATTCCTTTCCGTTGGTCATGATGAATATTGGTCATGGCAAATGCGGCAGAATATTGAAGCAGCCAAAAATCAGGGTGTCAGCTTAGGTTTCTTTTCTGCAAATACTTGTTATTGGCAAATTCGTTTTGAACCAAGTAATCTTACCAAAGAAATAAATCGGACTATTGTTGCTTATAAAGAAAACTCCGCTTTAGACCCCTACAGTCGGGATGATGACCCCAATAATGATTATTTAGTCACCACAATTTGGCGCAGAAAACCTGTGAGCTTACCAGAAGATGCGTTAATTGGTGTGATGTATGAAACTTTCCAAGTTAACTCTGATATTATCATCAGTGATGCTGCCCCAGATTGGTTTATTGCTGGCACCAAATTGGTAGAAAACAACAATCAAACTGCAATTTTGCCATTTCAAAAATCAAAACATCGGGAAATCCATTTACTAGGACTTTTAGGCTATGAAGTAGATAAGATGTTTGGCAATGCACCGGAAAATACTATCCTCATTGCTCGCTCTCCCTATCCCCATGGTAAAGGGAAAAAATATGCAGATATGACTGCCTATACTACAAATAGTGGTAGTACTGTCTTTGCAACAGGTTCCATGCAGTGGAGCTGGGGTTTAGATGATTATAATGCTCCTCAATTAAGACCTCATTTAGTCAATCGTGATGCTCAAATGATTACACATAATATTTTACGGAAAATGATAAATCAGGTTTCATAA
- a CDS encoding antibiotic biosynthesis monooxygenase: MMDFQDFLRHQFAYVAIAEFKPGKFAEAKRLYEQAVATYTTGFKGAYLLQEPGTDKAIAVIFWESREDMDANHSAAYDKIIEKMMPLFATKPTIFFPEVVCELQPQDLPHLATV, encoded by the coding sequence ATGATGGATTTTCAAGATTTTCTCAGACATCAGTTTGCCTACGTGGCGATCGCTGAATTTAAACCGGGAAAATTTGCAGAAGCAAAACGTCTCTATGAGCAAGCAGTTGCTACCTATACCACAGGTTTTAAAGGAGCGTACCTCCTACAAGAACCAGGAACAGATAAGGCGATCGCTGTGATTTTTTGGGAAAGCAGAGAAGATATGGATGCCAACCACAGCGCAGCATACGATAAAATTATCGAGAAAATGATGCCTTTATTTGCCACCAAACCCACTATCTTTTTCCCAGAGGTCGTATGTGAACTGCAACCCCAAGACTTACCACACCTGGCAACTGTCTAA
- a CDS encoding zinc ribbon domain-containing protein encodes MDTASCPRCHQPINPQAINCPHCGYTLKAYGHPGIPLHRATGDDYLCSSCTYEKDDSCNFPQRPLAKECILYQNEAESQLELQQQQLNNSFASKLKNWVNRNQSFLLIVTLLFVCLLIVLLRR; translated from the coding sequence GTGGATACTGCATCTTGTCCTCGTTGTCACCAACCGATTAACCCGCAAGCAATTAATTGTCCCCATTGTGGCTATACTCTGAAAGCTTACGGTCATCCCGGTATTCCTCTACATCGTGCTACGGGAGATGACTATCTGTGTTCGAGTTGTACTTACGAAAAAGATGATAGTTGCAACTTTCCCCAACGTCCTTTGGCTAAGGAATGTATTTTGTATCAGAATGAGGCAGAATCCCAATTAGAGTTACAGCAACAGCAATTGAACAATAGTTTTGCTAGCAAGCTAAAAAATTGGGTAAACCGCAACCAATCATTTTTGTTAATTGTGACTTTACTATTTGTATGTCTACTCATAGTTTTGTTACGGAGATGA